One segment of Niabella beijingensis DNA contains the following:
- the rpmB gene encoding 50S ribosomal protein L28, with product MARVCQVTGKTPIGGHKVSHSNIKTKRRFLPNLQKKKFYLVEEDKWITLKLSTDAIRTINKNGLYAVVKQLRAKGEKI from the coding sequence ATGGCAAGAGTATGTCAGGTTACAGGTAAAACCCCAATTGGAGGCCACAAGGTTTCTCACTCCAATATTAAGACAAAGCGCCGTTTTTTGCCTAATTTGCAAAAGAAGAAATTTTACCTGGTAGAAGAGGACAAATGGATCACCTTGAAGCTATCTACAGATGCCATCCGTACCATCAACAAAAATGGTCTGTATGCTGTAGTAAAGCAATT
- the lpdA gene encoding dihydrolipoyl dehydrogenase, producing the protein MAYDVVVVGSGPGGYVAAIRASQLGLKTAIIEKESLGGICLNWGCIPTKALLKSAQVFNDIQHAQEYGIEASGTPNFEAIVKRSRGVADKMSKGVQFLMKKNKIDVILGFGTLKAKGQVEVKGADGKTTLVEGKHIILATGGRSRELPALKQDGKKIIGYREAMVLPQQPKSIIVVGSGAIGVEFGYFYNSLGTKVTIVEFLPRIVPVEDEDISKELEKNLKKQGITVMTSSEVTSVDTSGNGVKAKVKTATGEAILEADVLLSAVGVAANIEGIGLETLGVKTDKGKIAVDKYYKTNVDGVYAIGDCVPGQALAHVASKEGIICVDNIAFGEKKYNHQPEALDYGNVPGCTYCYPEIASVGFTEKQAKDAGYEVKVGKFPLSASGKASAAGHTEGFVKVIFDAKYGEWLGTHMIGYNVTEIIAETVVGRKLETTYHEVLNSIHPHPTISESVKDAIEVAYGEAIHL; encoded by the coding sequence ATGGCATATGACGTAGTAGTTGTAGGTAGTGGCCCGGGCGGATATGTAGCCGCTATACGCGCCTCCCAGCTGGGTTTAAAGACCGCAATTATTGAAAAGGAAAGCCTGGGAGGGATCTGCCTGAACTGGGGATGTATCCCCACCAAAGCCTTATTGAAAAGCGCACAGGTTTTTAACGATATTCAGCATGCACAGGAATATGGCATTGAGGCGTCCGGAACACCCAATTTTGAAGCTATCGTAAAACGCAGCCGCGGCGTGGCCGATAAAATGAGCAAGGGCGTACAGTTCCTGATGAAGAAAAATAAAATTGATGTGATCCTGGGATTCGGCACCTTAAAAGCCAAGGGCCAGGTAGAAGTAAAGGGAGCCGACGGAAAGACCACCCTGGTGGAAGGAAAGCACATCATCCTGGCAACCGGTGGCCGCAGCCGCGAATTGCCCGCCCTGAAACAGGATGGTAAAAAGATCATCGGCTACCGCGAGGCCATGGTACTGCCCCAGCAGCCCAAAAGCATCATTGTGGTAGGAAGCGGCGCCATCGGCGTGGAATTCGGCTATTTCTACAACAGCCTGGGTACAAAGGTGACCATCGTTGAATTTTTGCCCCGCATTGTTCCCGTGGAAGATGAGGATATTTCAAAAGAACTGGAAAAGAACCTCAAAAAGCAGGGCATTACCGTTATGACCAGCAGCGAAGTAACTTCTGTGGACACTTCCGGCAACGGCGTAAAAGCAAAAGTGAAAACCGCCACCGGCGAAGCCATCCTTGAAGCGGATGTGCTGCTGAGCGCTGTGGGCGTAGCCGCCAATATTGAAGGCATCGGACTGGAGACCCTGGGGGTAAAGACCGATAAAGGAAAGATCGCCGTAGACAAATACTATAAGACCAATGTAGATGGTGTTTATGCCATCGGGGATTGTGTTCCCGGACAGGCACTGGCGCACGTGGCTTCAAAAGAAGGCATCATCTGCGTGGACAACATCGCCTTTGGAGAAAAGAAATACAACCATCAGCCGGAAGCCCTGGATTACGGCAACGTACCGGGTTGTACCTATTGCTATCCGGAAATAGCCAGCGTGGGCTTTACCGAAAAGCAGGCGAAAGACGCCGGCTACGAGGTTAAAGTGGGCAAGTTCCCCTTGAGCGCCAGCGGAAAAGCAAGCGCTGCCGGACATACCGAAGGTTTTGTAAAAGTGATCTTCGATGCCAAATACGGCGAATGGCTGGGCACCCACATGATCGGGTATAATGTTACCGAGATCATAGCGGAAACCGTTGTGGGCCGCAAGCTGGAAACAACTTATCATGAAGTACTGAACAGCATTCACCCGCACCCCACCATCAGCGAAAGCGTAAAAGACGCTATTGAGGTGGCCTATGGTGAAGCCATTCACTTATAA
- a CDS encoding DUF433 domain-containing protein, with amino-acid sequence MDIASYIEIRPEIMMGKPVIKGTRVTVEMILESLGSGESVDNILDSYPRITRDAISAALLFAAEALKTERIYPIAV; translated from the coding sequence ATGGACATCGCTTCTTATATAGAAATCCGACCTGAGATTATGATGGGTAAGCCAGTGATTAAAGGCACCCGGGTCACTGTTGAGATGATCCTGGAGTCACTTGGTTCGGGCGAGTCTGTTGATAATATCCTTGATTCTTATCCAAGAATAACTAGGGATGCTATCTCCGCTGCGTTGCTTTTTGCGGCCGAAGCACTGAAGACCGAACGAATCTATCCTATAGCGGTATGA